ACTACTTATAAATGAATTACCACCGTAATGATCTACAACATTTTGTATAACTtaattgttataaaaaattattgttgtatATGGAAATTTATATCTTTACCCTTAagaagttttttatttttaaatccaaaattaAACATTAGACTATAATAAAATTAAGAGGTTCGATACATCATAATATTATTGATACATACAAGTTCACTGAAagtaaaatttcaaggaaaacagTGATTGAAAATTGCTTCCCTTTTGTGCCAAAGCATTAATCCCACGATTTGTTTCCTTAAAGATATGCTTCAACATCCATTACTGGAAACCATGTatctcgatttgtttctttaaagATATGCTTCAACATCCATTACTAGAAATGATATAAGAGATTAGATCTCTCGATGTTTCTTGAAAATGTAAAGGAAATGGAAACCAATGATAgtgaattcattttttttaacacaAGTGAGCATTTGCATTACAATGTGAAAGGGGAAAGGGTTCTGCGTCGAACCCTGAATCTCATGAACTTGAAACCCCATGTAAGTTTGTCACTGAACTAGTGGTTTGATTGGTGTGATAATGAATTCTAAAGTTGTCTGAATAGGGGTAGCTTGACGCAAAAGCCAAATCCCGGAAATCGGTATTGAGGGcggaaataaaaaattttaaaatttgaggctaaagatataaattttgtttaaatgggTCTAAATTGAATTCTTGATAGTTGGGAGAGACTAAAACTGATGTTATCCCACTTGACTAACAGAGCCAAGGCCCCTATTTGCCCTCCTAGCTATGCTCTGGCTGAGGAGATCCTGTACAACCTTCAAAATCGAAACAGTTGCTCCCCATATAGGGTAACAGATGGTTTCAATAtcgtttttgtttcttgttttggTATTTCCCAATTTGGCAATTACTTGGTTCTAAATTCCATTGATAGTAGGTGAGCATAGAGAATTTCATTCCATGTGTCAGGTATACCAGGTAGGCACCAATGGCTGCAGTCCTGTGGAGCATCAGCAGGAGTCCCTGGCTCTTGGTGCCTCGACGGGTGACCATCTTTCCTGAACTCTGTCAGGTATGTAATGTTTAACAACCGGACCTTCCTGTTGCCATATGTCATCTGATTAATTACATCAGCAATGTATCGATTATTCCAAGGCTCTGCTTTAAGCTTTTTTTCGTTCTTTTCTGGTTCAATTTCTGCATCACACAAGCCACCATCATTCCATGCGCCATTCCTGCAATTTCCATAAATAAAACACTCATCAATCATTGCTGCAACAGAAGCTGTTGTTTTCCAAGGGAGAGGCTGAACATACTTATTGTTCAATCAGTACGGAAAGTAATCTTTCGGCATATTGAGTATATTCTATATATTTGTCCACCAAAGGCGGTCATTTAGAGCATGGTTTAGGTAGACCATTCTGGTTTAGGAAAAAATTAATGGCCATGCAGTCCGATTTTGCCTCTTGATTGTTGATACTTGTCGAGCGTAATAGCATATTTTACATTTACAACCACAATAAACATATACACGTACGTATAATGAACTGGTGAATAGCTTTGAAGAAAAACATGGCTCCGTTCCGAGTTTAAATTCTTGGTTATCCATAGCTTCAACGTGTGCAGAGACCTTCGAAACCCCTCCATCACATCCATGGTCATGTTCACTTTCCCTCCTTCCTGGAAATAGCATCCCCTGAAAAGCGAGACATCTTCGTCATTATTCCTTTATGCCGTTTGAAATGGAAGCAAGGCATGGAGAGAATTAAAGAGATAGCATTAGCAATAACCCATACATCCTAACAGTTTTCTCCTTGTTCCACCAATGCCCTGTATTGAGGACTAGAACATGGGCCCCCGTCCATCGCTCGGAATACTTGTGCAACTTGTCGACACTGATGGTTACTTGGACTTGAGCTGCTGAATCTTTGGGTGGGCGATTGATGATAACAAGGAACGGTGCCCTGTAATGTTCAATGGTGAGGTTGTAATCTCCGAACTTCATGGAAAGAAACCCCTTGTGTTTGGTTATGGGGCTTCCATTTTCTTCGAAGATTGATGACTGGTTGGTAACCGCCTGTGCTAGCATGCATATCAGAGACTCCCACTGGTTTCTACCAATTGAATCACCTGCAAATACTATTCGTCGGTTTCGACTCCTTTCCAAAAAGTCGCTCGCATTGAATCTGAGGTGGTCCATCCGAAAGCAAAAAAAGGGAGAGCCGTATATCACTTTGGAGTTCATTATTTCTTTGCGCAACTATGCAATTAAACTAGCAAGTGAAACATAAATCCAGCTTAAATAATCAACCTAAAGAATTTACCTAGGAAGATCACAGCCATGGGGTTGCCATCTCCACTTGAGAAACTCTAGGTCTTCTCGTCCATTCCGACGACACTGAAAACCTCGATCAAGAAACATGCAGCTCTCATTGTACAACTGAATCGGATAATTCTCGTCTCGAACCCATCTACCGTAGGAATAATCGCAGGGTTGTCTTTGTTGGTTTGATGTAAGTTGATGAGCAGCAGGGAAGAAATAACCGAAACGGAAAAGAAGAGGCGAGTCTCCAAGGTTGAAAACAATGATAATGGAGATGAATAAGATGAAGACAAAAGAGAGAATATAGCAACgttctcttttatttattacaGGGACGAAGGAAGCATTGTATCTTGTTTGGGTCTTGCGTTGATCCATAAGAAGAGGATCGAAGAAGATGATGCAGAATCGAGTTTTACTTTCAGATACAATTTCTAGGAGATCTTTTCTGTTGCAAAAAACTTGCCCGACGCAGAGACGTCGATCTTTGTTTTTTTCATTGGTTCTACTGCATGTCTTTATTTGTCTTGTCTTTATTGGTTCATTTCCTAATCAAACGTTTTTAAGACATAAATATTCACGACATCTTAATTTCAGAGAGATTTAACTCAATTTCGCCACTCTCAGAAGTCAAAaggttttatatatataagaaacgaACAAGGTTTTACATTTACTTGTAAGTAATCTTATTCTTCTTTTCTAAATCAACCTATACATACTTTTGAGAACTTAGCTAATATATTCTTTTAATCTAATACTTAAAAACTAGTATTTGTATTCTTAAAATGAATGATGAAATATTTAATACgataatgaaataaaagttatattaatttcataatttttcaatatatttattgaaactaatttaataattaatcttTAAGGTTtggtaaaaattattttaaacaattattattgattcttgatatatttgTTTTAGTTTGTaagatcaaaattttatttatttactcctGAAAAAAAACCTACAATGTGTGCATTGtttaataaattacttatttCCTAATGGGAAATCCTAAGAACTTAG
This DNA window, taken from Gossypium hirsutum isolate 1008001.06 unplaced genomic scaffold, Gossypium_hirsutum_v2.1 scaffold_436, whole genome shotgun sequence, encodes the following:
- the LOC107896329 gene encoding protein trichome birefringence-like 8, with the translated sequence MDQRKTQTRYNASFVPVINKRERCYILSFVFILFISIIIVFNLGDSPLLFRFGYFFPAAHQLTSNQQRQPCDYSYGRWVRDENYPIQLYNESCMFLDRGFQCRRNGREDLEFLKWRWQPHGCDLPRFNASDFLERSRNRRIVFAGDSIGRNQWESLICMLAQAVTNQSSIFEENGSPITKHKGFLSMKFGDYNLTIEHYRAPFLVIINRPPKDSAAQVQVTISVDKLHKYSERWTGAHVLVLNTGHWWNKEKTVRMGCYFQEGGKVNMTMDVMEGFRRSLHTLKLWITKNLNSERSHVFLQSYSPVHYTNGAWNDGGLCDAEIEPEKNEKKLKAEPWNNRYIADVINQMTYGNRKVRLLNITYLTEFRKDGHPSRHQEPGTPADAPQDCSHWCLPGIPDTWNEILYAHLLSMEFRTK